A region of the Echeneis naucrates chromosome 22, fEcheNa1.1, whole genome shotgun sequence genome:
GTTGCTAGGTCAACACTAATGCATATACATATGCATACATATTCAGCATCTGCATGCCTGTATATCAAAAATCTAttttgctactttttttttcatgatgatGCTGATCtcatgttaatgtttttatttatgtttactCTCTCAAGCCCCAAGAtcacaaaacagcattttggcaattttattttaaaatgagaacTCCAGGGTAAAAACTGACACTTGGAAAAATGACCACTATTGAGTTTAATTAGCCTGGGCTACCAGTGTTGAAGGCAACTGGGTAAAAGATTCAAGTGCAACAGACTTTGTTCTCTTTGCTAGCAGCtatttttcagttcagttctaCATGTTAATGTTCACACAAGCCCAGTGAATGGTCATGCATGTCAGAGTTTTCCGTTGTGTTAGTGTGGACAAAGATTGTGTCTCATTGGAAGGTGAATTGACTGTCTGTAAAAGTGAATGTTTACATCATAGCTGAAATTTGAAGGCAATTCTATTGCTAAGATAAattaaacctgcattttatttcatgaatatCAGGGGCTGttggttgtttaaaaaaaaaaaaaaaggtccgattgtattgaagtctgtggGAGAATATGTCAATACTTCTCCCTTGAtatattagctcagtaaacatttttcttaatgagtttgtggtcttcttcaatacagtatgctattcatttttaaatgatggtacTGGTActgtttagaggaaaatagatcatGAAGCTGAGAATAGACTATGACTTCCACCCTCTGCACCCTCTATGTGATCCCCATCTTTTGAagttctctccttctttccacCCCCCTGCAAGCATTGTTTAAATACAGGGGAGCATGTCTCAGAGGTCCCAAACTGTTGTTATCCCACTCTTTCCAGCTATAGCTTAATTGcataacacacatacaccagcTGGGCAAGGAATTCACAAGGCAAACTTCTAAGCTGGCTCTTAATATATTACTCCATAGTTTTGCCTGTGTCCCCTCTGTGCTGTGTCCACTTCATCCATCTTTTcctcattgtgtttttcagagtaTGAGGAGGACTGGAGCCACTGGGCTCCCTGCAGTGTTACCTGCGGACACGGCACCCAGAAACGTACTCGTTCCTGCGGCTATGCATGCACTGCGACAGAGTCACGCACTTGTAACCTGGAGATCTGTGCTGGTATGAAGCAGAAACTTTCTGATGTGGCAAGACTGtattacttttctcttttttaatgaAGGCATTTTAATAGCAGAAATAACAGGAAACCTCATGGCTTTCAAGCATTTCCAGATTCATGAAGTGGGAAAACTCTTCCTCACTAGATCATCTAATTCTTACAGAAGCGTAGTGCTGCCATGCCagtacaagaaaaaaattgtgataaGTATGCGTACACCAcaaaggtttttaaaaagcatggGGCTGTACAGAAGGAAGAATGAGTCCGACCCTCTGGAGGTACAGTAcgggccaaaagtttggacacactttcctattcatttgaatgagaaggtgtgtccaaacttttggcctgtactgtatattattctaacaataaataatcacattatAATTTGATACGTTTGTATATTGTAATAACGCAATacagatattttttcttttactgacatGGCAGCACTACTCTTCtgtatgttttagttttatcGCTGTCATTTCACAATCAGTCTGACAAGGCCTATGGTTGCTGAGAGACTCAGTTGCAGAATGAGCACCCCAAACACAGAGTAGTCCAAGATCCAAAGACTTTACTGAAGAGCAGGCAGGGTCATACACAAGAAAGCAGTCCGAAAAATCAggcaaacaaaaccaaaagggCAAGGCAGAATTCCAGTAAGACAAAACAGGTCATACACTGAGGAGCCACAAAGAATAAATGCGAGAGAGCAAAGCACACGGTGGTAACAATGACAATCTGGCAAAGGAATGGGCGTGGGCATGGACTTAAATGGGCATGGACTTAAATACTGGCAGTAACAGGTGTGGATTATTGGCgggaaacagaacaaaggaacttgacaggaagtgatgagccaTGGCAGGAATAAACACAGATTACAAAATAGAGACCTGACATAGTCTGAATGTTCCGCCAATAAATGAATATCACGACAGGTCTGCATGTGAGCCAGATCACATTTCTGTTgatgtcaaatattttttctttgttttttgtgtacaCAAACACCCCTTTTACTCACGTTTTTCTCTCCTACCTTTTCCACCTATCTTTGCTTGACTGAACTCTcaataaaaggggaaaaaatgaaaaggcaaaTGTTCATTTAGATACTTCATACACTTTCACACTCTTTGCAGCCGAAGTTCTCCTGCTCtgtcatttggtttttattctAGTTGTACTTAATTCCATATTACTCTTTTGTCTCTGCCATCACTCAGTTTGCCTTCATACACAACTAAATGAATTATAGTGTAATACTTGTGTTTTTCATcgaaaaataaatcaattgcTTACCAATACTATTGTACATATACATACTGCTATTACTTAGCAAGGTTTCTGTGAAATGCAAGAATGCATGTTTTTGGTTGTGAATAAAAGTTGGTCCATTCTTCCTGTTAGACACCATAGTTCCAGTGACTGTGGAGACACCCTCCCAAATCATCAACAGTACTGACTTCCTGGAAACAAGTACGTATCTCTGTGTATCTCTGGGTTACAGCCAAAAGCCTGTGAAAAGCCTGGGTTTGATATTAACATTTCTGACTTCCCAACATGCTGAAAGCTGCACCACCAGGTCTGTTAATgacacaatgaaacacagaaGTGGTCTCCTACAAGTGTATGGATTTCTTTTGTACTTACCGTTTTATTGCTCTCTCACTGTGAAGTACCACTCAAGAGAATGCAATGGTGCTTTTCATTCCAGCAGGAGAGAAGAACATAGTCCAGTCTCAACCCTGGAATCTGTGGTAGACAAAAGTGCATCCATGTTGTTGAATCAGACTGctggtttaatttcttttttttttttttttttttttttcaaaacaagtCAGGAAAACAGGAGGGAGCCATGAACTGTGAGATGCTGCCTCAGAAGGAGCACAGGGTATTTGCTGTTCTAGGCCTTGTTCTACATCCCGATCACTACTCTTATTCATGTGCAGGTTGAACAGATTAAAATCCCTTTTTGCATCTGACAACTCCTTCCCTTCTTCTCTAAACACTTTGTCTTACCCATCTGGAAAGGCTTTACCTCCTGATATTTCCTGGATTCCTTTAATCAAAACAAGCCAGGACTTCATAGTTCTCTGCTATATCTCCTGTCATCTTTGGGGTGTAAATATTTAACTCTTGGCATGAGCCTGACTGCAGGGCAATGGTGAGAAGTGTCAGGTTTTAGTGGCTGCAGTTTGAATTGTTCAATATCATTGGATGTAAACAGTTTGAAACAGCCGGAAAATCTGCATGTTCCTGACTTCAGCTGTACAAATATGTTCAGAAGGATGAAGATCTAGACAGAGgcataaagatgtttttttctaaTACTTATCCTCACCTCCCACAGACGTAGACAGCTGCGAGAAATGGCTAAGCTGCAAGAATGACTTCCTCCAGACATACCTGCACCAGGTGTTCACAGAGCTCCCCAGTTGCCCCTGCTCCTACCCTTCAGAGGCTGTTTACAGTGCTGTCAACATTCAGGATGTCAAACTTCACAAAACGTACCGCTGGAGGGACGCAAGTGGACCCAAAGAACGTCTGGACATTTACAAACCCTCAGCCAGGTTCTGCATCCGCTCGATGTTGTCGTATGACAGCACAACGTTAGCAGCACAGCACTGCTGCTATGATGATCAGATGAGGCTGATAACACGTGGAAAAGGAGCTGGAGCACCAAATTTAATAAGTACAGAGTTTTCACCAGAGCTGCATTACAAGGTGGATGTGCTGCCTTGGATCCTGTGCAAAGGGGACTGGAGTCGTTTCCATTCAGTGAGGCCACCCAACAATGGACTGGACTGCACAGATAACCCATCTGAACAAGTGTTTGAGATGGAACTGAAAGAAGCAAGGGAGTACTGAGTACTGCAGGATTTGCAATCACAAAGGGAAATGTGAATGACTGTGTGAGTTGAAATTCAAAGGGTCATTTTTCCTGTCTATGTCAACttcccacacaagcacaaaatTGTGAATAGGATTGTGAACGCAATTTTTCTGTAATCCAGTCACAATTAATTAATGAACTTGGCCCTGCACCGGACTTAAGAACTTTGTTTGTATGAAAGGACATAATCTAGTCATATTGAATCACATGAATGGAAGACATAGACAACAAAGACTGGTGACGCTTTTTTGTTCTAATAGTATTCGTTGAAAATTGAAACAACATTGGTGTTAGAACAAATATCAAAATAAGTTTTCAGCGAAGCCGCATCCCTGCTGCTACTCTGCTGGAACACGTTGAACTGAATGTGAGCTGTGCCTATacccgtgtgtgtgtattgaggATATGCttatttattacaaaaacatgaagctgaTGCTGTTACATATTTTAAGTGACACTGAATGGAAAGTGAAATAATGAAGAGGAATGAGTGAGAAGGGGACACAGGAAGTTGTCACACCTAAGTTGACACTTCTTTCCCCTCTGATcgtccttctgtgtgtgtggggggggcagacactcagtaaacacacagtctccacctccctcctttcttcctGCTGTTCTGAGACTTGCTGGGTTGAGACAATGACAGTGTGTTGTTCCAAGAACTTGGAACAACACTGTCAGGGCTTTGATTGAAATTGATGACCTACTAGGGACAAATGCACACTGAGCTCTGATGGAGGGAACGTTCTTTACGGGAAGTTTGCTCGTTTGCCCACAGTCAGCAAAACttgttgtgcttgtttgttttctctctttgtgtctgtccatctgttggTCTGCCTCATGTGGGATAGAACAGAGCACCCTAACCCCCCCGCTGTAAGTATCTCTGATTAGCACACATTATacattaaatgataaataaccacacaaattaaatgtaacTCATTCATACATAATTTCCACCTCTCTTGTGCACACAGAGAACACATCAGGTGTAACTTCACAGGTTCCAGTTCCAACAACCACCTGACATTTAATTCAACTCAAAAGGCTTTTCAatttaaacacaacagcatACAATCTGCCAAAGTGAATGAAAGAACAACATCACTGAGCTGGTTTTAGCCTCAAACTGTCAGACTTGTGAGTTTACTTCTCATGTCGCACTAATCTAACCTTAGTGCTGAGAAAAGATTGTGTTCAGCTTGATCAATTGTTGATCCATAAAATGGAAACTATTTAGCTTACCAACTTGAATGctataataacaaaaacatgttttaaaaatcaaatagtaataaaaaataatgaagaatCTAAGTAACAAATACAATGAACTAGAACACAATTTAAATCACACTATCGCAATGGCTAAGAAAAAAAGCTAATACTGActaaaaggaataaataagaGCAAGAGCAGAACAGTGTGTATCACAAGTTGCCTATAAATCACAGTGGTAAGGGTGTACTCCAGCTAGAAATAATATACTTATGTCTTCATTCATTATAGATTTTAATATATGATTGTACACACAGTACAACATGACTGTAGAAATGTGTGTACTGAtcgtgggtttgattccctggcctggggcctttctgtgcagagtttacatattctccccatgtctgtgtgggtttcctccaattCCTCTAGCCTGGTCTCGGTCTGGTCTGGCCTGGTTTTCAATTTATGTAACTGTGACAGGATTAAAGGTGTCCTGCCTGGTCTGCGTTGTGTGGTGCTCTGCCGTCAGTCAGTCATTTTGCTCAAGGATCCAAAAATTCCTGCAGGATCTCATACCTCCAAATGTGCCAATTAAACTAAACATTTGAATCACACCCTTGTCTTCCTATAAACATTTACTTTCCAGAACAAAAGTCCATACCccaacatttaaaatcaaatcaaaatcatgAGAAGCTTGCACCCTGCAGCAACCAACCAACAGTGAACAGTCTGTATCTTATTAGATATGATGGGGATCAAAGTTGGCGTAATGGATGGCGTAATGAATGTAATCTGTGTTAGTGCGGATCATGTTCTAACTGCTCCAGCTGAATAAACCCTGGGATTTCTGCATATTAATAGGGCCTACAGTTAGTGGCTTCTTCTCCCAGTCTCAGCTTTCACACAGCATCCATGCCATGGGCAGACATGTTGGGTGGGACAACCCAACATGTCTTTGAGATGTACTGAATGAACTGAATCTTTGTAGAGACTTAGACTGATGAGATGAATCGgtactttgacatttttattcaataatGCAGAGCCAGTAATTGCCTGAGAATATTGTTATAATAAATCATCAATCATGCTACAATACAATGAAACAGCAATTTCAATCAATTAATGCAGTACCATCCATTATCTTCACTGCTTATTGCAGCGTCACAGTGGGCTGAACAGATCCCATTTCTTTTGTCgcatatagagacaaacaatcattcacactcacactcacttaTATCCAGTTTAGATTATCTGAAGCAGGGCAAACATCACCATTGGCACAGAGCTGCTCAACGGGAAtgtttgcatatatatatttattggaTGAAGCTTGGCAGTGTTGAGCCAGGATCAACAGGCTTGCTGCACAGAGCCAAGCTGAAAACAGAGAGGGTGTTTTCAATAGTCCCCAACTGTCAGCCTGTGTTCAGACAGAGCTCAACTCCACTCATACACACTGGACCACTCACTTCCAACAGCCAATGACTGGGCAGATCTTAGCAATAAGTAAGATGAAAATGCACAtactaactgtgtgtgtgtattttatgtgaTGACTTCATTGAAAATGATGCCACATCTgaggattttttgttttgttttgttttgtttttttggcagttGGCACATACTCACATTTGTATCTGGACTGTAGGCTAGAGTTGGCTTCTCCTTCAAACCGTCTGATTCAGGGGATTTAGGGAAATATTTCCTGATTCTTGTAATTCCATGTTAATTTGCCAAAGAggaataattaattattaattattatataattattattaataataattactcAAGACTTATCAACTACAAATGTTAAATGTGGTTTAAAACACTCTTTTACCTCTTGGTGATCAGTCTAGTGTAACTGCAGAGTAGTTGTACACTTTTAGCCTTCTTAAAGTCAAAATGCAGCTCAGTAAAAGGAAGATACAGTAAAAGTTATCACTGTAGTCAGAGGAGCAGTTTCATTGCCAGTTTTTCTTCACATTAACTTTTGTTCAGTTTCTTTGTTACATCCTCAGTGAGTGTTGACCTTCCAAAGCTTTAAAAACGTACAGCAATCATGATTTTGGCATCAAagatttttactttacttttttttaacacaaatatacacatcaaacataaaatgttgtgtggagaaatatgtttttgaaaTTGTTATTAAAGATTTGGTTTGgttcacagtgaaaaacaagaatttattatatattatgtagTAATTTATGCAGTATATACTTTTGTATTTCTGCATTGTATTTGTATCTTTGTACTACTAAAAAATGTTAACAAATTACTTTTATTCATTCTGTTTCTGGTTTAAATTCCTAgatggaacattttttttcattttaatactgaatgaattaatattgaaatattatGCAAAGCACCTCTGGAGGTATCCTTTGCAGAGggtttttgtatgttttcagtttcattcaaagattcaaagattcaaagtgtttattgtccAGAAAAGAGACATGTTTCCCTGtacaattaaattattttttgctGTCCTCAATGAATGTGCAGGTATATAGAAACAGATAAATagaaaaggttaaaaaaggttaaaaaaaaaaaaatagaataaaaacaggaaaatatctTTCATGTGaattacattatttttcatcaacATAGCACACagaccttttaaaaaaaaataaactcccATGGCCTCTCCCAAATAAGCACAGTAGAGGTGACACAAAGAAAGGTGTCACACCTGGTTCACACCTCTCGTGCTGGCTTCAAAGTTTGCAGCAGGGAGGGCCTTGGCTCAGGCCCATGAAAATTCTCAAAATAAGGCATTATGGAAACAGAATCAGGGGTGGACTTTGAAACATTTGCTTTACATCCTGCTGGGggatcaaataaaaacaccaaagtgAGAGCTGGTCAGCAAGTAAGAGGGGCTGTCCTCctgtaaacataaaaacaaagaccccGTGCTGAGCAGCTTTAAAGAATGTTTGTGTGGTCTGAAAAGGTGAATGacaatttattctttatttattttattttttcttggcCCCTACTTCAACTTTACCACATCTATTATTATTCTTAATCTTCTTGTGTAGTTGTTTCTGTTACTGATAATCCATCTTCATTCTTACACATGTAAATATTACAATCTGTGTTTAAATACAAACTTTAATATTGAATaatcaaacacatgcacaccaaCATACCCttgtttattaatttcattgtggtttattttttatttatttattatatatttttatttattattatttcattatgaaACACTTTGCAGCATCTGCTTTCAAAAGGTGCAAAATGGACGACATGGTTTCATCTGACAGCTAGAAGTTATCTATAGCTTTACTTTCCTCATCAGACCAGTAtctacagtgtgtgtatgtaaatcTGAGCTGCCAGCAGTCAGCACCCATCCTGAACATAGCTCCCTCTTATTCCGGCTCAGGTCCAGGGCATGGATTACACCATTAGTGTGACTGAGATGTGTTTACTCCCAAGCTACTTCCCATAATTTGTCTAATCTATTCCCCAACCTGTGAGACTGCAGCCAGAGCAACCTCACAAGCATGAAACCAGAGCTTTGAATAACAGTGATTCTCTGTTTCGCTCCAACATGAAGATCACGACAGATGTCGAGTTATATGTAAGCAAATATTTTAAAGGTTAACAGAACTCCTCATGCACACCACCATGAGTGCCCAGGGGCTGGGTCGTTGCAGCAAAATGTACCCCAAGCAAGTTTGATCTCTGGCTTCTTCAGGTTCACTGACTGCGATGAATACATCTAGGTCAGATAAACAATCTCACaggtgttttcacatttttgaggGAACATGCCAATATTACacacaatttcatttcacaagGTGACGCTGTCCTTTAGAAAGAGCTGTAGACTGTCATAGCTCTTCATCCCCACCACTAACTGGAAAAGGTGAAGACGTTTTCGGGATAGTGAAAGTTGGGCAACTGcacccagacagacacacacacagatttaagGGTGTAAACCAGGGACAGCACAGAAAGACATGGGGAAAATAAATTCCTCAATATATATTAGTGAACATTTTAATATCACGCAATTATTTGTGTTCAGGTCACATATGTTCTTTCTCTTGGTCATAAGCCTTTAACAGGAGCTCTGAAAACTTGCGGCTAACTGAGTTGGGCCTTTAACAAAACAGGAATACGGTCCAAAAAGAATACCAACACAGAAGGTGCTGAGGAAGGgaacaacaaagacagaaacattatGATTCCATACATGCCTGAGGTGTCAGAGAAACTCTGGAGGATTTTGAACAAACATCAAATCCCTGCATCTTTCAAACCAAGCAACACTCAGACAGAAACTGGTACCATACAGGGTACCATACACTCACAAAAGCAACCTAGTATATGCAGTCCAGTGCAGTGAGGAATGCAAGGACCTATACATTGGTGACACTAAACAACCCTTAAACAAACGCATGGCCCAACAAAGGGCCACTTCCTCAAGTCCAGTTCCAGCTGTCTACTTACACttaaaggaaaaggcacactcctttgAGGACAGCAATGTTAAAATcatggacagagaggacagatggtttgaaagaggagaaaaagaagccaTCAATGTAAAAGTAAAACCTTCTGTAAACAGGGAAGGGGGTCTGTGACGCCACCTATTTGCCATCTACAATGCTGTCCTGTCAACCATACCCAGGAGATTAACAACTCAGCTTCCAACGACGGTTGTTCACTGGAGGCCTCACATGGCTAACAATGATCAGTGAAACCCCACGAAGGAGCTATTGTTCACCAGGAGCTGCGTGAACactcccacagaggttaaatacctcCATCTCCACTgtttgtcagactagtgaggactagtcagaccgatgcattgcaaactgatgaagcccctgggaTAAGGAGGTGAAATGTGGTTACCCCTGTTAAGCTTCCTCTTGTGATCATCTGGCCCTAATGTGTTTCCCCTATGTCTTGTtatctccctctcctctgtgtATTTAAGCTGTGTTCCCCTTTCCcttcttttactctgttttggAATAAAAGACTTTGCTCCAGCCATACCTGAATGCTTTGCATTCTGTGTCTTCATTGTTCAAGGCAAACAAATGCACTACTCACTACCATCACCTCCAGACAGCTTGACTTAAAATATGGTAGTGTGACAAATCTATTTCATATCACAAACGTTTGGCTGGCAGGTCACTGTTTGAGATAGATGGCTATAGAAAGGAGTGACAGTTGCCCAACTCCATGATCAACTCCATGATCAGCACCCTGTCAAGCCCTCAGACAGGCCCTGAGTTGTCTGTCACTCCGTACAGCCTGTTTCTGTGTCAATATCCCATCAGGATGTTTAGTGAAATGCGGATTTCCTGAACCTTGTTGTGCTATTGCTAATGTTTCATGATTAAGGTGGTGTGTAGTAAAAGCCCATCTGCTCTCAAAACCACAAGGAAGATTTTGTGATTGAGACCAACAGCATATATCTCACTGGTCACAATCTGTAATTGTTGTGGGGTTCTTCTTTGTAGATTTTTAAGTTACAAATTAGCAAAATGTAAGCTTGAGCTTGAGCTTGAGTCAGGTTGTGAGACTCTATTTGCAacagaaaatctatttattCGGTGCTGAAAATCACAGGTCACAAATCTGTCTGTCTTGAGGACAAAAGATGGAAttgaaataatcacattttatatttaattaatttaataatgaatttaattttgatGCAATTCTTTTGGATTAAGTATATCAAAGAGAACAGAATGGCCTTTAATTATCTCAAGACGGTGATTTCAATACTAATTAAAGATGTAACATGCATGCTCATTATAGTGTCTGACAAATGTATCAGCAAGACACTGGCCAGCTGGCTTTCTACATGACAGCTCTTGAAATGTAAAACTTCAGACCCAGTGGGCCAGGCATGGTGAAgcaattattaatttataaatgACTCAGCTTGAACTGGGGTCAGGGAGGGGCAACATGGCAAAGCACATGTAGATCACTTTTGATCCACACAATGTGTGAGGGAAAGGAGGGCTATGTGGAACAGATGTGTGTACAGTCCACAGAGTGAGGATCAAGAATATCAGCTGCCAGATGGGGAGGTCTGGGCATTGGGgagcttctatagtctcattCTCAGTATGAGCCAGGAATGTTTTCATGCATGTGCAACCACTTCACCTCAGAGTCTGCAAGTTATGCAGGTTTTTAGTGTGGTAAACAAAGAAGGGTTTTCTCCTGTATgacatgcattttatttgtttgaaatgcAGAGATCTTCAGAAGATGAGAATGCAGGTTTGAAATATCATCTTTGTTTCAAACAATGATAGAGCAGCAAATTGCATGTGCAATGATGTTTGCATTCTCCTTGAATATCTTTTAGTATCTATTTTAGGGATATACCCATTCCTCAGGGAGATATCAGACTCCCGAGCTGTTAAATGCTCAGCTGATTACTATTGCATATGGGTAAAAGATTTGTGAGAACTGGGAGCCTGAATTACTGTATACTCACTGCACAAAATGGTTGACTGTGAGCACACTGTCTGTGCAGCTTTCCTTTAgcaatatttaaaatgtcaacatctcactgtg
Encoded here:
- the ism2a gene encoding isthmin-2, with product MKMTRREASHLWLLLLAALWLSACGLPTNFERSSGGGRNTSESVIEVMGKRFQDDSQPTLQEVEQENLLQTLPSSPLFRPRHRWSQDAEPFILDLKNLPELANADMDSQNPNIQVTIEVVDDTLTETEVEIDLAKESQRNDWSVSSSEWANSHRKLFWPLFWEYPEQSENGLGRASSEEQSFDNNYNPEELVLSGVEGDWGGHWNKDWHAKDNYEYEEDWSHWAPCSVTCGHGTQKRTRSCGYACTATESRTCNLEICADTIVPVTVETPSQIINSTDFLETNVDSCEKWLSCKNDFLQTYLHQVFTELPSCPCSYPSEAVYSAVNIQDVKLHKTYRWRDASGPKERLDIYKPSARFCIRSMLSYDSTTLAAQHCCYDDQMRLITRGKGAGAPNLISTEFSPELHYKVDVLPWILCKGDWSRFHSVRPPNNGLDCTDNPSEQVFEMELKEAREY